One region of Zingiber officinale cultivar Zhangliang chromosome 7B, Zo_v1.1, whole genome shotgun sequence genomic DNA includes:
- the LOC122007100 gene encoding uncharacterized protein LOC122007100: MGYIYELMDKAKETIKFNCGGVDRKYKPIWKKIDSRWTPQLHHPLHAAGYYLNPQLRYEERFSYCDEVRDGLYTCMDRMLSSDDRLKADIQLDLYNKAEGEFGTLIAKRTRMLRTPVSWWERFGSKTPELTTFAIRVLGLTCSASGCERNWSTFESVSILSF; the protein is encoded by the exons ATGGGATATATTTATGAACTTATGGATAAGGCAAAAGAgacaataaaatttaattgtggGGGAGTTGACAGAAAATACAaacccatttggaaaaaaattGATTCACGATGGACTCCACAACTTCATCATCCTCTACACGCGGCCGGGTACTATTTGAATCCGCAATTGCGTTATGAAGAAAGATTTTCTTATTGTGATGAAGTTAGAGATGGATTGTATACTTGCATGGATAGGATGTTGTCTTCTGATGATCGTCTTAAAGCAGACATCCAATTGGACTTATATAATAAAGCTGAAGGAGAATTTGGAACTCTAATAGCAAAACGAACAAGAATGTTGCGAACTCCGG TCTCGTGGTGGGAACGTTTTGGAAGTAAGACACCCGAGCTTACTACATTTGCAATTCGAGTGCTTGGTCTCACTTGTAGTGCTTCgggatgtgaaagaaattggagcacTTTTGAATCGGTGAGTATTCTAAGTTTCTAA